From one Triticum aestivum cultivar Chinese Spring chromosome 4B, IWGSC CS RefSeq v2.1, whole genome shotgun sequence genomic stretch:
- the LOC123089289 gene encoding FCS-Like Zinc finger 17, translating into MISRSPSLFQIGEGEAQDQDQAGTPTMATAGELVGLRLIIQPSPGRQQRPALAVLRRSSVRSPAADLQENSGCRPFVGLEFLKCCLCCCKKIDGDMDVFVYKGEQAFCSDECRCQQIAREERREIEILVRKRREAFHSRRAAPGKTIGGPDRHARVQISSFC; encoded by the exons ATGATTTCGAGGTCTCCCAGCCTCTTCCAGATCGGCGAGGGTGAGGCCCAGGATCAGGATCAGGCGGGGACGCCAACAATGGCGACCGCCGGCGAGCTCGTCGGGCTCCGGCTGATCATACAGCCCTCACCGGGGCGACAACAACGGCCGGCGCTGGCCGTCCTCAGGAGGTCGTCGGTGAGGTCCCCGGCAGCCGACCTCCAGGAGAACAGCGGCTGCCGGCCGTTCGTGGGCCTCGAGTTCTTGAAGTGCTGCCTCTGCTGCTGCAAGAAGATCGACGGCGACATGGACGTCTTCGTGTACAA GGGAGAGCAAGCCTTCTGCAGCGACGAGTGCCGGTGTCAGCAGATAGCGAGGGAGGAGAGGCGGGAGATCGAGATCCTGGTCAGGAAGCGCCGTGAAGCGTTCCACAGCCGCCGTGCAGCGCCGGGCAAGACGATCGGAGGACCGGACCGGCACGCGAGGGTGCAAATCTCAAGTTTTTGCTAG